The Mucilaginibacter sp. PAMB04168 genome contains the following window.
GATGCCGTTCATAATTGGTTCAACATGGCTAACCCTTACACCAATTATACTTTTAACAATGTAAAAGTTGGTGCCGGAGTTCCGGGATTTAGCGTGGTGCAGGGTTCGACCAATATGTTTATTGATGCGAATCATGGGCAAACACTCCTGAATTTACTTAATAATACCAAAGGCGCAGGCGCTGCATTAACCATTATTGAGGGATTCACCGATTGTGCCGAAAATGCGGCCGTCTTCCGCAGTAAAGATGCAACTTATTATGATTACCCAAACCAGCGTATAAATATCATCCGCAGGTATTCGAACGACCCATATCCGGCAATATTGAAAGTTGAGGCAGAGGGTTGCGATAGCTTTAATGATGTGACTACGGGAAACAGCGGAAATACCTACCGGGAGGGCAACATTGATATAGTAAAAACCAACGATAGCAATGGTGGATGGCACGTAACTGCCGCTCAGGCAAACGAATGGATGGAATGGAAAGAACTTCCGCTTGTGGTAAATAACAAATTCCAGATTAGGTATTCGTCCAACCAGGCGGCAACGGTTAAGTTTAGTGTTGATGGCGTTGACTTGGGAACAATCAACGTCCCTATCACCGGAAATGGTGTTTGGTCTACCCTGGATGCCGGTACCAAATCGTTCGCGTCCAATAGCCTGCATACAGTACGGCTTACTGTAGTTTCCGGCTCGTTAAGTATCAATTACTTTAACAGGCTGGCTATGTAGCACGATTTAACAAATTACAAGCCGGTTAATCAGGGCTTTGCCGGCCTGTAATTTGTTATATGACCAGATTTGCTTGTCGACACCTTGCAGCGGCGGCCTCGTTAGCCGCTAGCCAAGCTTGGGTTTCTGCGCCTGTTTGCACATTTTCCGGTGCGTCTCGTCCGCCCATCTTGACGGCTACCCTGCCTGGTTTGATTGCATTGGAAAAGACATTTAGCCGATGCGGGCAACAGCAGTGCCAGGATCAGGTCATGCAATCTATAATAGGAATAAGCCGCGTAATCACACATCTACGCTTGTTTCAGATAGGGTTCTTCAGGTCGGGATCACTTTAGGTATGCAAGCCAGAGGTCATATAGATGAGTCTCTTTGGCGGATCGATCAGGCCGTTCCGGACATAAGGTACCAGGCTGTTCACGGCAAAGACCGATGGCAGGCCATCCGGTGTGTTACCGTCAGCTTTTCATTCTGCAATGACCGGCGGATCTGCGTTTAATATCGCTTCCGCGTTCGAAGTCGCCGTCATTGCCTCCCGGTCGCGCTTTCCATTGCAAGCATGCAGCACCACTTGGTGCACCTGCTCTATCAGTATTCTGGCTGCCATTTATCCTAATCCATCGGCCAAGCCGGTATTGAATATTATGCGATAAAAAATTAACAAATTGCAAAGCTGGCAGTTCGCGTTTTCACATCTAAAATTCATGGCGAATTCATAAACGTTTACCATCTTGCACCCTGATTAGCTTATGAAAAAATATTCGTTTTTATCAGGCGGCATTGTTTTGGCCGCATTGGGTTTAGTTTCCTGGGGATTTAAAGGTCATCGTGCAGTCGCCACCATCGCGCAGCACCACATTACTTCTAACACCGCTTATACTGTTTCAGCTTACCTAAAAGGGGAACAAATGGATGAAGTTAGTACATGGGCCGATGAGAACCGTGATCCTAAGACCGCACCCTGGCATTATATTAATCTTCCGCTTGGTCTTTCCCGCAATGCCTTTGTCAAAGCGGTACAAGAAAGCGACAACAATGTGTATACCGCCATACTCAAAACTGAAGCGACGCTTAGAGATTTGAACGCATCTACGGAAGCCAAGAACGAGGCCTTAAAGTACCTGATCCACTTGGTTGGTGATGCCCATCAGCCCATGCACGTGAGCCGTAAAGAAGACAAAGGCGGCAATACGATCCAGCTGCGCTTTGACAATAAAGGCACCAACCTCCACAGCTTATGGGACAGTAAACTGATCGACCATGAGGGATTGAGCCAGGAAGATATTGTAAAGAACTATGATACCGCCACCCCAGCCGAGATTAAGAAGTGGGAAGCCGACAGCCCGATCGAATGGTTATGGGAAAGCTATCAGATTACCACCGAACTGTATGCGAATGCCAAACCGGGCCAAAACATTGATGAGGTTTATTACCAGAAATATATAAGGGTGATCCGCAAGCGGATCGATCAGGCAGGTATCCGCCTGGCGGGAGAACTGAACCGGGTTCTGGCAGGTCAAAAAGTAACGGGTATTAAAGTCCCTACCCCCGCTCCCATCCCGGCGAGTGGTACAACTGTGGTCAAACTGGAAGAAATTAAAAATTATACAGGGAAGATCGTGACAGTTAGCGGAAAAGCATTCAGCAGCCGGGACATCGGCAGTATGGTGCTGGTCAACCTCGGTGCAGCCTATCCCAACCAGTTACTGACGCTGGCCATGAAAGGCGAAGCCAAGTCGTTAGGCAGTAGTATTGAAGGCAAAGAAGTAACGATCACCGGGCAGGTCATCGACTATAAAGGCAAACCTGAAATTATCGTTACCGACCCGACATTACTGACTGTTAAATAACTAACTTAAACCAGCAAAACAGGCCTAATCCATTGAATTTAATTAATAAGCTCCGGGCCAATCAACGCCCGGTAGCTTCCTTACTCGCCATGCGCGAACCTATTTAATCAACCACTAATTCAGACCTAAGCAAAACCATGCCTGTGTGCCTCAAATCCAAAGGTGTTGCTTTCGTAACTTTGATCAATTGAAATAGTTAGTTGGTCGACAAGGTATGATGTTCCTAATTACCCGGTCCAAGATAAGGTGCCAGTTGATCGATTTTAGTGAAAGAACGGATACGCTCTAAACGGTTAGCATCCGCATCATAGTAAACTTCCACATAGAAGCTTTCCAGGCTGTAACACTGTATCCAAAGGCCGGCTTCCCTCCGGTCACCCAGAAAGGTCCCTTTCCAGACTGCTTCATACTGCTCAGCCTCGTTCATGGCCAGGAAAT
Protein-coding sequences here:
- a CDS encoding S1/P1 nuclease, with product MKKYSFLSGGIVLAALGLVSWGFKGHRAVATIAQHHITSNTAYTVSAYLKGEQMDEVSTWADENRDPKTAPWHYINLPLGLSRNAFVKAVQESDNNVYTAILKTEATLRDLNASTEAKNEALKYLIHLVGDAHQPMHVSRKEDKGGNTIQLRFDNKGTNLHSLWDSKLIDHEGLSQEDIVKNYDTATPAEIKKWEADSPIEWLWESYQITTELYANAKPGQNIDEVYYQKYIRVIRKRIDQAGIRLAGELNRVLAGQKVTGIKVPTPAPIPASGTTVVKLEEIKNYTGKIVTVSGKAFSSRDIGSMVLVNLGAAYPNQLLTLAMKGEAKSLGSSIEGKEVTITGQVIDYKGKPEIIVTDPTLLTVK